The following nucleotide sequence is from Roseivirga sp. BDSF3-8.
CTGGAGATAGACCGGCAGGCGATCGCGCGCTACGGCCTTACGGTGCAGCAACTGCAAAAGCACATAGAGGTGGCCGTGGGGGGTATGGCGCTGACCTCTACCGTGGAGGGCCGCGAACGCTACCCGGTACGGGTACGCTACCCGCGCGAACTACGGGATAACCCTGAGAGCCTGCGGGAAATCCTGATCCCTACGCCTACGGGTGCAGAGGTGCCGCTGGGCGATCTGGTGACGATGAACTATGTAAAAGGCCCGCAGATGATCCGCAGCGAAGACACCTTCCTGATCGGGTACGTGCTGTTTGACAGGCAGCAGGAGTTTGCGGAAGTGTCAGTGGTAGAGGATGCGCGCCGGGCCATACAGGCACGTATAGCTGATGGCCGCCTGAAGGTGCCGGAAGGTGTGAGCTTCGAGTTTGCGGGAAGCTATGAGAACCAGGTGCGGGCGGAAAAGCGCCTGTCCATCATTGTGCCGCTGGTGCTGGCCCTTATTTTCCTGCTGCTCTACCTGCAGTTCCGCTCCGTGGCCGTCACCGGCATGGTATTCAGCGGCATTGCTGTGGCCTTTGCCGGAGGCTTTATCATGCTCTGGTTTTACGGCCAACCGTGGTTTGCAGACTTTAGCCTGGCGGGGCAGAATATGCGCGACCTGTTCCAGATGGGTACGGTAAACCTGAGCGTGGCTGTGTGGGTAGGCTTTATCGCCCTATTCGGCATCGCTACGGATGACGGGGTGGTGATGGCGACTTACCTGCAGCAGGTAAACGGTGACCGGGAGCCGGAAGGCCGGAAGGAGGTACACGAGGCGGTGGCGGAGGCGGGCAGCCGCCGGATCAGGCCCTGCCTGATGACTACGGCTACTACCCTGCTGGCGCTGTTGCCGGTGCTTACCTCCACGGGCCGCGGGTCGGATATTATGGTGCCCATGGCGATCCCTTCATTTGGCGGTATGGCCATAGAGCTGATCACCCTCTTTGTGGTGCCGGTACTCTATGCCATGTATATGGAACGCAAGGTAAAGAAAAGCAAGTGGGGCGCGGAAGCGTTTAAATCTGAAGAGAAATGAAAACAGGGACTGAAATGATACGACTAAGCCTCAGCCTGTTGCTGGCACCGCTGCTGCTCTGCTTACCGGCCCGGGCTCAGGACAGCACCCTGGCGGAAAACTGGTATGTGCAGGTGGCTCTGGATAATAACCCGGAACTGGTAGCCAGGGAAAAGACGTGGCTGGCGATGAAAGAGGTAGTGGACCAGGCGGGCCAGCTCGAGGACCCTCAGCTTACGGCGGGAGTGTTCATTTCCCCCATCGAGACGCGCGTGGGGCCCCAACAGGCCCGGCTCGGCCTACGGCAGATGTTTCCCTGGTTCGGTAGCCTCTCCGTCCGTGAACAACTGGCCGTGGTCACCGCCCGCGCGGCTTACTACGATTACCTGGAGAGCCGGGCTGCTACTGCCCTGGAAGCACACCGCCGCTATGCCGCCATCTACCGGCTGCGTCAGGATACGGCCCTGCTGCACGAACAGGAGGCGCTGGTGACCAGCCTGGAGCGAATCGCGCTGACCCGCTATGAAAATGCGAAAGGCTCCCTGGCGGACGTACTGAAGGTGCAACTTGCGGCAAGTGAGCTGGAAACAGTGATCAAACGAAAGGAGCAGGACCTGGAGACGGCGGTGGCTACCTTTAACCTGACCCTATACCGGGATCCTGAGGCAGCGGTGACCACCCCGGACTCGCTGCTGGCAGAGCTGCCCGCCGCAGCCGTAGCCAGGGAAGCTGTTGCCACCCAGTACCGGCTGGAAGGCTCGCGCCAAAGCGTGGAGGCGGCCCGCCAGCGTGAAGAGGTGGTACGGCTGCAGTCGCGCCCTATGCTGGGGGCAGGTATCGATTATGTCATTACCGGAAAGAGGGAGGATATGACGATGCCGGACAACGGACAGGATGCGATAATGCCAATGGTATCGGTGTCGCTGCCCATTTTCCGAAAAAAATATAAGGCACAGCAGAGCCAGGCCGCCCTTGACAGGGAAGCGGCTGAGGCCCGCCTTCAGGCTATGGAAAATATGCTTACGGCGGACTACCTGGAGGCGGTGTCGGACTACCGTAATGCCTCCACGGATGCAGAACTCTATAAAAAACAGACGTACCTGGCGGACAAAACGCTTAATCTGCTCATCTCCACCTATGGGGCGGGAGACGAGTCACTGACAAATGTGCTGGACGTGCAGCAGCAGATACTGCGCTATCAAATGGGGCTGAATGAATCCCTGACCCGGCAATTTGTGAATGCTAAAAAGATCGTATACCTGACCGGTTCGGACCGGTCTGTCATAACGGAAGAAAATGAGTCAACTGAAGAATAACCTGAAACCTGCGCTGGTGCTCCTGCTCTTCGGCATGATCGTGGGCGCTCTGCTCTTTGCCGTCATATCGGGCGGAGGAAACGGCACAGAGGCCGGCCATGAACACAATGGGGACAGCCTGGTGACGACGGAAGCGGGGGAGCAGGTGTGGACTTGCAGCATGCACCCGCAGATACGCCAGCCGGAGCCGGGGGACTGCCCTATCTGCGGCATGGACCTGATCCCTATGGATGAGGGTGGCGACGACGCCAACTCACAGGCGGTGAGCATGTCTGAAAGTGCTATGCGCCTTGCCAATGTGCAAACAACGCTGATAGGAACGGGCTCGGGTGACAAGACGCTGCGCCTGGATGGCCGCATCATGCAGGATGAAAGCCGGGAATACAGCCAGGTGGCGCAGTTTCCGGGTCGTATCGAGCAACTTTACATTACGGTAACGGGTGAGGAGATCAAGCGGGGGCAGGCCATCGCACGTATTTACTCACCTGAGTTGGTCACGGCGCAGCGTGAACTGCTGGAGGCGGAGGACTTTCGCGAAAGCAACCCGGCGCTCTTTGAGGCGGCCCGGCAAAAGCTGCGTAACTGGAAGCTAAGCAACGCGCAGATAGATAAAATACTGGCCTCGGGCACGGTACAAAATACGGTGACGGTATTCGCCCAGGAAGGCGGCGTGGTGACGGAGAAGAAGGTGAAGCCGGGTGACTATGTGCAGCAGGGGCAGGTGCTCTTTGCGGTAGCTAACCTGGAGGAACTGTGGGCGGTATTCAACGTGTATGAAAGCGAACTGCCTTTCGTGAAGGAAGGCAACGAGGTGTCATTTACCACGCCATCGGTACCGGGAGAGACATTCACCACCACCATTAACTTTGTGCAGCCGGTGATCGATACAAACGAGCGTACGGCCATCGTGCGCGGGCCGGTACGCCGCCAGGCGGATGTACTGAAGCCGGGCATGCTGATCAGCGGCCGGTTGGATGCCCAATTGGCCGGTCAGGGCGAGCAACTGCTGGTGCCGCGCTCGGCGGTACTGTGGACGGGCACGCGCTCGGTGGTGTATGTGAAGGAACCGGGTACGGAAAAGCCTACCTTCAACATGCGTGAGGTGGTACTTGGCGAAGGGGCCGGTGACAGCTACCTGGTGGAAAGCGGTCTGCAGGCAGGCGAGCGGGTGGTGACGAATGGCACCTTTAGCGTGGATGCGGCAGCACAGCTTAGCAATAAGCCAAGTATGATGAACAACCCGCAGGAGAGGGAAATGAAAATGAGCGAAAAGCCTCTTAACCAGCCGTTAAACGCGAAAGCGAAGGAACAACTGGAAGGCGTATTGGAAAAATACCTTTATATTAAAGACCTGTTAGTGGCGGCTAAGGAAGAGGAAGTGATGAAGGAAGCGGAAAAACTGGTGAAGGCCATTCTGGCAACGGAAGAATCTGCCCTGCCTGCTGAAGGAAGAAAACGGTGGAATAACGTGAAGCAGCCTATGCTGATGGCAGCGAAGGACATAGCGGGTGTCTCCAGCATCGATACGCAGCGGAAGGCTTTCATTGACCTGAGCGAGCGAATGATCGAGCTGGCCACTACCTTTGACATAACGGAGGACCTGCTGTACCTTCAGCACTGCCCTATGGCAGATAATAACGAAGGGGCGGACTGGCTGAGCCTGTCGGAGCAGGTGCGTAATCCGTATTACGGTGACATGATGCTGACCTGCGGGGAGGTAAAGGCCGTGCTGAACGAAAAGAGTAATCAACCATCTATCAAATAACAAAACAATTCTAAGATGAAACGTGTGAGATTTATTGCTGCTATGACGATAGTAGCGCTTCTGGCATTTACTGCCTGCGACAATACCGCTAACAATGAAGAGGCAAACGAAGAGACTGAAACCTCCGAAGTGAGCGAAATGGATGGCCATGAAGGCCATGACCATAGTGACCATGGTGACATGGGGGCTATGGAGGGTGACGAGGGCATGGAAGGTAATGCGACTCCTGTAGAACCTGCCAGCTTTGACCAGCCTGCAGAGGCTATAAAGACACAGGTAAGTGAGGTAATGACGCACTACCTGGACATTAAAACGAGCCTGGCAATGGACAATGCAGAAGGAGCAAGCCACGCGGCAAGCCCCCTTGTAAGGTTTAAGCTTGACGAAAGCAATATGGCGGACGTGCCTGCAGACCAGATCGAGTATATAAAAAATGCTATGAAAAAGCTTAGCGACGACGCGGTATCGATCAACGTGACGCGTGATCTGCCTATGCAGCGCAAGTCGTTTGAAGAACTGAGCAGCACGGTATATGCCCTGGCAAAAACATTTGGCAGCGAGCAGACGCTGTATTACCAGTACTGCCCTATGGCCTTTGATAACAAAGGTGCTTACTGGATCAGTGGCGAAGAGGAAATCAAAAACCCTTACTTCGGCGATGCGATGCTGAAGTGCGGCCGCGTGGAAGAGACGATCGAGATGTAATCTCCTCCTGATCACAACATTACAAAAAAGCCGCTGGTGGAAACGCCGGCGGCTTTTTTAATGAGTAATAGAGTAATAGAATTATAGAGTAACAGAGTAATTGAATAATAGAGTTACAGAATAATTGAGTAATAGAGTAATTGAAATAAGGGCCCTTGGACACTGCAAATAGTGGTACCGTCCTTTATTACCGGAATAAAATCCTTATTTTGCCTGTGAGTAAGCAAGTGAACGCTTCCGGGTGTGAATTTATTTAAGCACCCGCCAAAACAGGTGATAAGACACTATCGATCAATGGATTACGCTTGCGCAAATCAGGCTAAAACGCCCTGAAAATGGTTCTTTGACATGATAAAACAGCAAAAAAGACCGATAGTAAAAATACCTTATCTCTCTGGCTATCTTTTTCTTACACGGAAAATCGCCTTCGAGAGGTAAATCCAGTACAACAAGGATTGAAACTATAGAGCTACTATTTTTTGGTACCTCTTATACAACTTCGAGAGGTAAATCCAGTACAACAAGGATTGAAACATTTTAATGGCTTCTATCAGCGTCCGTGGTCTATCACTTCGAGAGGTAAATCCAGTACAACAAGGATTGAAACATCCGAGAAAAGCTTAATCTACCTGTTATAATAAATCTTCGAGAGGTAAATCCAGTACAACAAGGATTGAAACCTTACCGAGCAAAATTACGCTGACATAATCATTTTTCTTCGAGAGGTAAATCCAGTACAACAAGGATTGAAACATTGCCTCTATAAACCTATTCTGTCGAGGGGTTAACTTCGAGAGGTAAATCCATCACAACAAGGATTGAAACATGATTGAATCGCACAAGTCCACTGTTTCCCCCGGAACTTCGAGAGGTACTTGAACGCAAGCCCGGATCCACAACAACAAGGATTGAAACGGATCCGGAGCAATGACCGCACGGCGGACCTGTGGAACTTCGAGAGGTAAATCCATCACAACAAGGATTGAAACCGTATTACTGAACCTATAGAGCAATGGGATAGGATTCTTCGAGAGGTAAATCCATCACAACAAGGATTGAAACGTGGCCTGAAAGGCCCAGGGTTTCGAATCCCTTACCGTCTTCGAGAGCAACATCCAGTACAACAAGGATTGAAACACGAGTATGGCAAGAAATACCCCTGGGAAGAAGGCGCAGCGCCATCCCTTCGAGAGCAACATCCAGTACAACAAGGATTGAAACAGAAAGTGGCTGAAAGGTATTATTATGTAGGATTGACTTCGAGAGCAACTTGAACGCAAGCCCGGATCCAGTACAACAAGGATTGAAACTCATCACCGGACTTACAGGTTCCCACATACGCTCATCTTCGAGAGCCTGTTCCAGTACAACAAGGATTGAAACGTCGTTTTCGTGAGTAGGACCCAGCCGGTGGCCATCACTTCGAGAGCAACATCCACTACAACAAGGATTGAAGCGCAATGACTCTACTTGATATATACTTGCTAACTGACACATGGGAAGTAGGGTCCCGTGCCTGGACTAAGGACTCAAGGGGCTTCCAGACAAGAACTAACATAGAGAGGCGTCCGGACATCCTGCTGGTTACCGCCCCTGGTTTAGCATCCGCTAAACCGGTCCCCGGCCTAAATTAGGCGGGGAATTTTTTACCTAGGTAGTAGAAGGTAGTTAATGAGTGAATTGTTAAGTAATAGAGTAATTGAATAATAGAAGTCAGCACTTGTGCCGGTATACGCAAAGGTAAGTACATGCACCTGTAGAGGCGTTCCATGGGGATGCCTATGGTACATATCGCGACTTGTGGCGTCTCATCCGACAGCCTGCAATGGGAAGTACAACTTCCCGAAATGGCAACCACGGGACCGATCGCGGCCCGGTACAACTCCGCGGTAGTATATTATTAACAGCATAATTGAAATAAGGGCCCTTGGACACTGCAAATAGTGGTACCGTTCTTTCTTACCGGAATAAAATCCTTATTTTGCCTGTAGGCAAGCTAATGAACGCTTCCGGGTGTGAATTTATTTGAGCACCCGCCAAAACAGGCGATAAAGCACTATCCATCAATGGATTACGCTTGCGCAAATCAGGCTAAAACGCCCTGAAAATGGTTCTTTGACATGATTAATCGGCAAAAAAGACCGATAGTAAAAATGCCGTATCTCTCTGGATATCTTAACCTTACACGGAAAATCGCCTTCGAGAGCCTAATCCACTATAACAAGGATTGAAACTGACAACCAGCTTGAACTCAAGAGCCAGTTCGGCGACTTCGAGAGCCTAATCCACTATAACAAGGATTGAAACTGCCCATACGAGAAAACATCTCTCCTGGTATATCCACTTCGAGAGCCTAATCCACTATAACAAGGATTGAAACTTTCTCCTCCCTTGTAAAAAGTCGCATTTTCATGCACTTCGAGAGCCTAATCCACTATAACAAGGATTGAAACTGCTTATGCTGGCGGCCGCGAACATTGCCTGCATCTTCCTTCGAGAGCCTAATCCACTATAACAAGGATTGAAACATTTATATTTGGGTCGTTTTCATCTACAAAAACATACTTCGAGAGCCTAATCCACTATAACAAGGATTGAAACATCACTTTAGGAAAGGGGGTGTAGCGTGAGTAATCGCACTTCGAGAGCAACTTGAACGCAAGCCCGGATCCAGTACAACAAGGATTGAAACTCATCCAATTGCCTGAACTCGTCAGCGGTGAGATACTCTTCGAGAGCCTGTTGGGCGCAACCCCGGATCCACTACAATAAGGATTGAAACTATCACGCTGTTCGGGTATCGGGTTCGTCTTGCTATCTTCGAGAGCAACTTGAACGCAAGCCCGGATCCACTACAACAAGGATTGAAACGCACCTGATGCTGCTCATCCGAAAACCCGGTATATTCTTCGAGAGCCTAATCCACTACAACAAGGATTGAAACCGTAGGGCACATCGGTCACAATTTCCGCGCGTGTTCTTCGAGAGCCTGTTGAACGCAACCCCGGATCCACTACAACAAGGATTGAAATGGCCAAAGCCCACGGGGTTTACGTAAAGGCTCAACCACTTCGAGGGCCTGTTCCACTACAACAAGGATTGAAACAGTATTGGCAAGCCTGGCCAGGGTTTCATCCCACCCTCTTCGAGAGGTAAATCCAGTACAACAAGGATTGAAACATTGCCTCTATAAACCTATTCTGTCGAGGGGTTAACTTCGAGAGGTAAATCCATCACAACAAGGATTGAAACATGATTGAATCGCACAAGTCCACTGTTTCCCCCGGAACTTCGAGAGGTACTTGAACGCAAGCCCGGATCCACAACAACAAGGATTGAAACGGATCCGGAGCAATGACCGCACGGCGGACCTGTGGAACTTCGAGAGGTAAATCCATCACAACAAGGATTGAAACCGTATTACTGAACCTATAGAGCAATGGGATAGGATTCTTCGAGAGGTAAATCCATCACAACAAGGATTGAAACGTGGCCTGAAAGGCCCAGGGTTTCGAATCCCTTACCGTCTTCGAGAGCAACATCCAGTACAACAAGGATTGAAACACGAGTATGGCAAGAAATACCCCTGGGAAGAAGGCGCAGCGCCATCCCTTCGAGAGCAACATCCAGTACAACAAGGATTGAAACAGAAAGTGGCTGAAAGGTATTATTATGTAGGATTGACTTCGAGAGCAACTTGAACGCAAGCCCGGATCCAGTACAACAAGGATTGAAACTCATCACCGGACTTACAGGTTCCCACATACGCTCATCTTCGAGAGCCTGTTCCAGTACAACAAGGATTGAAACGTCGTTTTCGTGAGTAGGACCCAGCCGGTGGCCATCACTTCGAGAGCAACATCCACTACAACAAGGATTGAAGCGCAATGACTCTACTTGATATATACTTGCTAACTGACACATGGGAAGTAGGGTCCCGTGCCTGGACTAAGGACTCAAGGGGCTTCCAGACAAGAACTAACATAGAGAGGCGTCCGGACATCCTGCTGGTTACCGCCCCTGGTTTAGCATCCGCTAAACCGGTCCCCGGCCTAAATTAGGCGGGGAATTTTTTACCTAGGTAGTAGAAGGTAGTTAATGAGTGAATTGTTAAGTAATAGAGTAATTGAATAATAGAAGTCAGCACTTGTGCCGGTATACGCAAAGGTAAGTACATGCACCTGTAGAGGCGTTCCATGGGGATGCCTATGGTACATATCGCGACTTGTGGCGTCTCATCCGACAGCCTGCAATGGGAAGTACAACTTCCCGAAATGGCAACCACGGGACCGATCGCGGCCCGGTACAACTCCGCGGTAGTATATTATTAACAGCATAATTGAAATAAGGGCCCTTGGACACTGCAAATAGTGGTACCGTTCTTTCTTACCGGAATAAAATCCTTATTTTGCCTGTAGGTAAGCTAATGAACGCTTCCGGGTGTGAATTTATTTAAGCACCCGCCAAAACAGGGGATAAAGCACTATCCATCAATGGATTACGCTTGCGCAAATCAGGCTAAAACGCCCTGAAAATGGTTCTTTGACATGATAAAACAGCAAAAAAGACCGATAGTAAAAATACCTTATCTCTCTGGCTATCTTTTTCTTACACGGAAAATCGCCTTCGAGAGGTAAATCCAGTACAACAAGGATTGAAACCTTACGAGCAATCCGATGACGGATGGAATCATATTCTTCGAGAGGTAAATCCAGTACAACAAGGATTGAAACACTTAAAACCCATTACCTTAGATTCATCGATCAACACTTCGAGAGGTAAATCCAGTACAACAAGGATTGAAACGAAGTGACTTTTTTGGCCGGGTAGACTTAGGCTATTCTTCGAGAGGTAAATCCAGTACAACAAGGATTGAAACCACAAAGGCATTGGATATGATTCTAAGAGCTTTCTACTTCGAGAGGTAAATCCAGTACAACAAGGATTGAAACACAATGTCAGGACCTCCTCTAAGTCGTGTTTCTTACTTCGAGAGGTAAATCCAGTACAACAAGGATTGAAACTCGACCTGAGCTTGCGGGCTCCCTCTTCTCTCTCCCACTTCGAGAGGTAAATCCAGTACAACAAGGATTGAAACCCTTGGTCATGTGGTCATTTCGATATTGCGCATCTCTTCGAGAGGTAAATCCAGTACAACAAGGATTGAAACCAACATCATGATTAATTGTTTTTGAAATTGACACGCTTCTTCGAGAGGTAAATCCAGTACAACAAGGATTGAAACGACCTTATGAACATATTGCCTTGGCTGTCTGCCTGACTTCGAGAGGTAAATCCAGTACAACAAGGATTGAAACATTGCCTCTATAAACCTATTCTGTCGAGGGGTTAACTTCGAGAGGTAAATCCAGTACAACAAGGATTGAAACCCATGGTGCTGCGCTCGTTCATCAGGTCGCGAATCACTTCGAGAGGTAAATCCAGTACAACAAGGATTGAAACTTTTCAATGTCCGTTCTCGATGTCTGGGTCAGGTTTCTTCGAGAGCCTGTTGAGCGCAACCCCGGATCCACTACAACAAGGATTGAAACAAGTCTTTTATAGTTATTCCTATAGACTATAAAGTACTTCGAGAGCCTAATCCAGTACAAGGATTGAAACACTTACAGTCAGTGTAATCCGAATCATTAACTGGCCCTTCGAGAGGTACTTGAACGCATAGTCGGTCTGAAGGGACCCCGGATCCACTACAACAAGGATTGAAACCTACCATGGCCGGGTATCGTCTTCGTAGTGATCGCCCTCGAGCGCCTGTTGAGCGCAACCCCGGATCCATCACAACAAGGATTGAAACGTAGCCAGCGAATCATCAGAAGGTCTTAGCCCGGGTCTTCGAGAGCAACTTGAACGCATAGTCGGTCTGAAGGGACCCCGGATCCACTATAACAAGGATTGAAACATTGTTGATTGGATGTTGCCCGGATCAACGTCCGGCTTCGAGAGCCTAATCCACTATAACAAGGATTGAAAACCCGGGTAAAGTACCACCCCCCGCCAGAGCCCATAGCCGTCAAGCTAAGGGTATAAAGTGCTATTTATCAAAATATTAACAACTGGTTTGTATTCCGAATAATAACTACCGCGGGGTTGTACCCCGTGGTTGCCATCTACGCGAAGTTGATACCGGGTCGCGTTCGACTTCGCATGCACTAAGGTCGATTTATGCTCCCCAGGTATCGAACAGCCAGGATTAGCTGCTCAGCTACTAGCCCCTGAGGGGCTGTTCAGTTAAAAACTAAACTTAAATAATAGGTCCAAGATACGCTTCGCTAATCTCGAACCAGTTAATTAAAAGTAATTTGTGTGCTTAGCTTGACGGCTATGCGTCAGAGCCGGAAACTTCGACAGGTACTTGAACGCATAGTCGGTCTGAAAGGAACCCGGATCCAAAACAACAAGGATTGAAACATATGTGCTTCCCAGTATTCAAGGAAGCTGGTAGAGCTTCGAGAGCCTGTTCCACTACAACAAGGATTGAAACTAAGTTTTGGGTGGGATTAAAACGGCGCCTCGCCTGGCTTCGAGGGCCTGTTGAGTGCATACTTGGTGGGAAGTACAACTTCCCGAAATGGCAACCACGGGACCGATCGCGGCCCGGTACAACTCCGCGGTAGTATATTATTACCGGAATTAATGAATTGAATAGGAGCGATCAATCTTAACATCACCGGAACAGATTGCTAATCAATGTGTTAGTAATATGTATTTTTTGACTAAAAGACCCACTTTTTATTATGAAGCATCAAGATTTATTAGATAAGTTGAATGCCTGTGTGGCAGCGTGTGAACATTGTGCAACGGCTTGCCTGGGGGAGGATGACGTGAAGAAAATGTCTGACTGCATAAAGACTGACCGGGACTGTGCGGATATATGTGCATTGACGGCCAGGCTGGTAGCACGCGATTCCAAGCATGCGAAGCACCTGGCGAAGGAGTGTATCGAGGTCTGCAAGCTGTGTGCTGATGAGTGTGGAAAGCACGAGCACCAACACTGTAAGGACTGTGCGGAAGCGTGCAGGGCCTGTGAGGAGGCGTGCAAAAAGTTCGCTGCGTAAGGGACTGATATTTTGACGAACAACTAAGGATCACAGGGGTTTGAATACGTAAATTCACACCCCTTTTTTTATGAAATTTATAGAGAAACAAGGCGTAAAGATACCGGCACTTGGATTTGGCACCTGGACACTCAAAGGTGCGGGGGGGCAGGAGATGATAAAGCATGCCCTGAAGACTGGTTACCGCCATATAGATACTGCCAAAGCGTATGGTAATGAGGCGGATGTAGGTGCAGCAATAAAAGATGCGGGTTGCGCACGGGAAGAGGTATTCGTGACTACTAAGATATGGCATGACCGCCTGGCTCCTGCTGACTTTAGAGAGGACTTCAAGGATAGCCTGAAGAAACTGCAGGTGGAGTTTACGGACCTGCTGCTGATCCACTGGCCCAGTACTACGGACGTACCGCTGGAGGACACCCTGGAAGAGATGATGAAAATCAAATCGGAAGGGCTGACGCGCCTTATCGGGGTCAGTAACTTTCCCTCGGAGCTGTTCCGGAAAGCCAGCGAACTGACCAAAGGAAACATCGCTGTAAATCAGGTGGAGTATCACTGCTTTATGGACCAGAGTGAGGTGCTGGAGGCTGTCAGGGAAAATGATGCCTTGCTGACGGCGTACTCACCCGTGGGCAAGGGCAAGGTATTTGGCCACGAACTGATACAGAAGATAGGAAAGAAATACGATAAGAATGAGGGGCAGGTGGCCCTCCGCTGGCTTATGCAGCAGGATAACGTGGCCGCGATTCCCCGCACCTCTTCTAAAGACCATGCCGAGTCGAACTTCAATATCTTTGATTTTGAACTCACTGCCGATGAAATGAGCGACCTGAACGAGCTTCAAAGCAAGGAGGGGCGGCTGATCAATCCGGAGTTTGCACCTGATTGGGATTAAAATTTCAGGAAAACGAAAACCTGAGAATCTCATTTACGTGTATATACACATAAATTGATCTAACCATGAGCAAACAACCTCTCATACAACGATACACCATGCACGACCTGGAGCTAAAAAACCGGGTAGTGATGGCACCCATGACCCGCTCGCGGGCAGATAACCCGGAAAACGCTCCTACTGACCTGCATGTGGAGTATTACAAGCAGCGCGCCGGTGCGGGCCTTATCATAAGTGAAGGCTCCCAGGTGAGCACCCAGGGGGTGGGCTACATTAACACGGCGGGTATACATAATAAGGCCCAGGTGGAAGGCTGGAAAAAGGTAACTGATGCTGTACATGCAGAGGGCGGAAAGATC
It contains:
- a CDS encoding four-helix bundle copper-binding protein; the encoded protein is MKHQDLLDKLNACVAACEHCATACLGEDDVKKMSDCIKTDRDCADICALTARLVARDSKHAKHLAKECIEVCKLCADECGKHEHQHCKDCAEACRACEEACKKFAA
- a CDS encoding efflux RND transporter periplasmic adaptor subunit, yielding MSQLKNNLKPALVLLLFGMIVGALLFAVISGGGNGTEAGHEHNGDSLVTTEAGEQVWTCSMHPQIRQPEPGDCPICGMDLIPMDEGGDDANSQAVSMSESAMRLANVQTTLIGTGSGDKTLRLDGRIMQDESREYSQVAQFPGRIEQLYITVTGEEIKRGQAIARIYSPELVTAQRELLEAEDFRESNPALFEAARQKLRNWKLSNAQIDKILASGTVQNTVTVFAQEGGVVTEKKVKPGDYVQQGQVLFAVANLEELWAVFNVYESELPFVKEGNEVSFTTPSVPGETFTTTINFVQPVIDTNERTAIVRGPVRRQADVLKPGMLISGRLDAQLAGQGEQLLVPRSAVLWTGTRSVVYVKEPGTEKPTFNMREVVLGEGAGDSYLVESGLQAGERVVTNGTFSVDAAAQLSNKPSMMNNPQEREMKMSEKPLNQPLNAKAKEQLEGVLEKYLYIKDLLVAAKEEEVMKEAEKLVKAILATEESALPAEGRKRWNNVKQPMLMAAKDIAGVSSIDTQRKAFIDLSERMIELATTFDITEDLLYLQHCPMADNNEGADWLSLSEQVRNPYYGDMMLTCGEVKAVLNEKSNQPSIK
- a CDS encoding DUF3347 domain-containing protein, which produces MKRVRFIAAMTIVALLAFTACDNTANNEEANEETETSEVSEMDGHEGHDHSDHGDMGAMEGDEGMEGNATPVEPASFDQPAEAIKTQVSEVMTHYLDIKTSLAMDNAEGASHAASPLVRFKLDESNMADVPADQIEYIKNAMKKLSDDAVSINVTRDLPMQRKSFEELSSTVYALAKTFGSEQTLYYQYCPMAFDNKGAYWISGEEEIKNPYFGDAMLKCGRVEETIEM
- a CDS encoding aldo/keto reductase, producing the protein MKFIEKQGVKIPALGFGTWTLKGAGGQEMIKHALKTGYRHIDTAKAYGNEADVGAAIKDAGCAREEVFVTTKIWHDRLAPADFREDFKDSLKKLQVEFTDLLLIHWPSTTDVPLEDTLEEMMKIKSEGLTRLIGVSNFPSELFRKASELTKGNIAVNQVEYHCFMDQSEVLEAVRENDALLTAYSPVGKGKVFGHELIQKIGKKYDKNEGQVALRWLMQQDNVAAIPRTSSKDHAESNFNIFDFELTADEMSDLNELQSKEGRLINPEFAPDWD
- a CDS encoding TolC family protein, which produces MKTGTEMIRLSLSLLLAPLLLCLPARAQDSTLAENWYVQVALDNNPELVAREKTWLAMKEVVDQAGQLEDPQLTAGVFISPIETRVGPQQARLGLRQMFPWFGSLSVREQLAVVTARAAYYDYLESRAATALEAHRRYAAIYRLRQDTALLHEQEALVTSLERIALTRYENAKGSLADVLKVQLAASELETVIKRKEQDLETAVATFNLTLYRDPEAAVTTPDSLLAELPAAAVAREAVATQYRLEGSRQSVEAARQREEVVRLQSRPMLGAGIDYVITGKREDMTMPDNGQDAIMPMVSVSLPIFRKKYKAQQSQAALDREAAEARLQAMENMLTADYLEAVSDYRNASTDAELYKKQTYLADKTLNLLISTYGAGDESLTNVLDVQQQILRYQMGLNESLTRQFVNAKKIVYLTGSDRSVITEENESTEE